One Leopardus geoffroyi isolate Oge1 chromosome E1, O.geoffroyi_Oge1_pat1.0, whole genome shotgun sequence genomic window, AATTTTCACATCACAAAACGTTCTTCTTTTGGCTTCGTAGCCTGCAGGTCGTACGAAAGGGCCAGATTTGGCCGGAGGCCACAGCCTGCTGGCCCCTGCCGTGGACTGAAAGCTTCACGGAGCCAGAAAGCATGTCTGTTCTCCCCGTCGCCTCTCTAAAGTACAGCACGAAGCCTCGTGCACATTCAATCAGTACTGAGGAAGTGAATTATTAAAGACAGCAACTcgtaaattaaacatttttgtgcCACAGGTACCGTATgcttatggaaaaaaatgagcCACACGGCTGAGTCAAATGAGCCAGCAAATCCTTAGTAATCCTACCAGTCGGAGATAACCATATCCTTTCACACTTTTATGCGGTAGACAGCAGGAATTTAGGGAAAGCTTATTTTCTGGCCAAGAGAGTGGTAAAAAGCTCCATTCCCCCTCAATTCGCCAGGGATCTAGGCTTCCCTTTTAGAGTTTTAGGGTGCTGAGGGCtcagcaggggggtggggtgggcgggtcTACCCTTATCTGGGAGTCAAGGAAGTTGTACTTTCCTAAGGAAGTGATGTTTAGGCTGAGAAGGAATCCGTTGAGCAAGAACACGGGGGGAAGTTCCACAATGTCTTTATTTGGAGGCTGCTGGCtggagggtggagagggggcGGAAGGTGGCATGAACCCTGCCTGGAGGTTGGCAGAGGCCACTTGAGAAGGGCCTTTCCCAGCTGGATCTATCTACCCCCTTACAGGCACTAAgacagacaaattaaaaaaaaaaaaaaaaaaaatcccgagtCAGCGGTCAGCCAGATCCAGGATGAGAAACTTTCTACAGGACAAATGATTCAGTTTCTCACAGtggcatgaaaacaaaaaagaaagaaaaaagacagagaatccccttACAGAGTAAAAGAGACCAATGGGAAACAGCAGCCAAAGCCACGTGTggaccttgtttctttctttctttctttctttctttctttctttctttctttctttctttctttttttaatgtgtatttatttttaagggtgggggagcagagagaaggagacacagaatccgaagcaggctccaggctcggagctgtcagcacagagcccgacgccggggcctgaactcacagaccatgagatcatgacctgagcggaagccggtcgcttaacccactgagccccccaggcgccctggaccttgtttatttcttcattgcaACAAACCAGCTGTAAAAGCCATCTTTGAGATAATCGAAGAAATTTGAACGTGAATTGGGTATTACaagatattaaagaataaatgctCACTTTTTCGGTGTGATAATGGCCCCGTGGTTACAATTTTTTCAAAGCCCTTATGAGTTAGTTATAGATGCATATGAGTAAGATGACTGATGTCTGGGCTGTGCCTTCAAACACTCTGGGGAAAAGCTGGGGGTGTGATATTGtgatatgataatatatattttgtctgtgtcccagttcctggcacagtgCTTCTTAAAATCTTGGAATTTCCCAAGTAataggggagagaggagggtctTACGGTACTCATAATACGGCCTTTTGAACGGTACCTGAGTGTATGCTAATGCGGTGACTCTTGGCGGCTGATGGCTGGCTTCCGGATTATTCCCCGGGGAATGACTTCCTGCCTGTCTGGATCGTGTAAGGACACCTGTGGTTGTTCCATAGGGAGCTGTGGGTCCCACATTGCCCCAAACATGCTCTCCTACCCTGCAGCATTTAAAACCAaagatagggggcgcctgggtggctcagtcggttaagggtgggacttcggttcaggtcaggatctcagggttagggagttcaagcccgtgttgagctctgtgctgacagctcggagcctggagcctgcctcggattctgtgtctccccctctctctctgaccctcccctgctcactctctgtctcttgaaaataaagaaatgttaaaaagttttttcagaactctttttaaaatttcattttagctattataGATGCAAACCAGGGGATTgtgtatttcactttctttttcttcttaatttgcatttccttatgcAGCCAGTGAACCAGCTCCCTGGAGCCTACTCGGAGGgccgtctccctctgtctctccctgctgcccctcccttgtgcctctctctctctcaaaatacataaataaaacattataaaaaatgaaataatttttagatttacAGGTGAGCTACAAAGCCAGAATGTTCCCGtaccccttcacccattttcctttAACGTTATGTCTTCAACCACCACAGTGTGTTTATGGAAACTGAGACATTAGCACAGACACCATACCGTTAGctaaatatagattttatttggATTCCCCAGTTTTTTCCACCAAAGTCCTTTCTTTGCCCCAGGATCCGACCCAGGATACCATGTCATCTTTAGACATCACgtcccctctgtctcttccagTCTGTCACAATTTCTTGGTCTTTCCTCGCCTCTCGTGACTTTGACACTTTGGCAGGAGTGGTCATGCGTTCTGTAGACTGTCCCACAGGTTGGATTCGTCCGATGTTTTCTCAGGATGAGACAGAGCTTAGGGATTCTTAGGAAGAACACTAAGGCGATGGGGCCTCATTGCAACAGGTTGGGGAGCACAGGACATCAACATGACTTACTCACTGGGGGAAAGTGGTGTGTGCCAAGCTTCTCTGttacttttccctttctgtacTTAGCCACGGAGGCACTAAGCCCAGCCCACACTCACGGGGATTTTGAGAACGGAGGAAAGGGGATTTGAAGCAGGGGACTGATGCCGTAGAGGGAATTCTCTGCCTGGTGAACGAACAGGTGAACTTGAAAGCCTTTGGCAGGCTGACTCAGAAGTTGGCCCTTCACTGGATATGCGGAACGAGAGAAGGTGGAGACCGGACGAGGAGGGCCCAGGGTTGGGTGGCCTGGGGCCCTTCAAACCACGGGGTCTGTGCGCCCCTGGGAGCCTGTATGCTTTTGCCCTGCCTGCTAGTGAGAAGCCACTTTCCCCTTCTCGGGTCTTGCGTTGGGGCAGGTCCCCGAGGGTTACAGGGGCCTGGAAAtgccttaccccccccccccccggcacacACACCCCAGGAGTTTGGGATTGCCAAGGAGGGTGGGAACCGCGGGGAAGGGAGGCGACAGCCATGGCGGGGCCGAAAGAAGCTGGAGGAAAATGAGTCATCCCGAAATCCTTTCCTCTCCTCCGCGTTTAAGGACCGCGTCCAGGGCGTATAACCGGAAGGCGCGTGACTCAGTGGTTTCAAACGAGCACTTTTATTTACCTCCGCGCGATCCGCCAAACGCCTCCCCCCGGCCGTGCGCGGCTCCGATCTGCTTTCGGGGGCGTGTTGGGCGGGGGGCGCCGGGCGGCCACACCTGGGCCCTCACCTGCGCCGGCGGGCCCCCCGCCCAGGTTTCTTCTCCCCTCGGCGCctgcgggcgggggcggggggcgcggcggggggcggggcctggggcgcGGGCCCCGGCGCCGGGCGGGCCCCGCCCCCCTGCGGGGGCTTGTAGACCAGGTGGAAGATGAAGGCGTTGCAGTACCTGAGGGGGCGTGGCGCCgtcagggaggggcggggcggcccgagcgggggggcggggcggcccgaGCGGGACACGCCCCCGGGGCGGGGCGGCAGGTGCAGGCGGCGGAAgcccgcgggggcggggccgggggccgggggccgagCAGGGGGTCCCAGGAGGAGGGCGGAGGACCCCGCGGGGGTCGCGGGCAGTTACCAGGGCATGCAGTTGTCGGCCGCTCGCAGGCGAAAAGGGGAGCGGAAGGGATTGGGCCTCGGGGGGCTGGTGCCCCCTCCCGTGGCCACCGCCATGGTCTGGTCGTCCATCACACAGCCGTACTCGCTGCTCTCGGTGAAGAAGGCCGGCACTCGGAGGGActaggggtgggggcggggcgcgggcctCAGACTCTCCCAGCGGCGCCGCACCCCAATCCCCTCCCGGGCGCCAgcggcagacagagagggggagaggcacgAGTcaggcagacacacagacagacagacggacagacagggCCAGGAGGACCCTGGGCGCGCCCCGTGTCCGGAGCggagggtgggaagaagaggCTTTCGGAAAAGGAGGAGGGGtcggggcaggaggagagagcaggTCTCTTttgccccatcccccacctggAGCCGGGGCAGCGAGCTCAGCCAGGTGTCCTTGAGACCGAAGCCGGAGTTAAACCCTGCAGATAGAGGGAGAGCGGGCAGATGCTGTCGCCCGTGGCCTTCTCCCGCCTCCCCACACGCCTACCCCAGGCTCTTACCGATAACCAGGTCAGGTTTGGGCCCCTGCAGCAGGTGGTAGGGCCGTGCGGACACCTTGATCTGCAGGTCCCTGCGGCCCCCCTTCTCCTTGGTCCCGGAGCTGAGCCGCCCCGATACCCCGGAACCAGGACGGACAGACACTTCTGGGCCCTCCTGGGGAGCCGGGAGCGGAGTGGAGAAAGGGCTAGACGTTAGGGCGCTGGGAAGCTGCCTTAGGCAAGACAggggagagcgggagggaggcgggagagcaggccccacccccacccgcccacCAGCCCTCACCCTCTGCAGGGTAAAATGCTGCTGGTCACTCTCGGGGGGCAGGCCGTCGCCCACAAACTGCAGCTCTAGGGCCACGTGGGGGAGCAGGACCAAGAGCTCCTgaagggcagagaagacagatcaggggCTCACCTCGCGCGCGCCTCCACGTACCCAGTACCCAACCTTCTGTCCCGGAGGGACTTACCCAAAACACCATGACCAGGTCAAACTCCTTCCCGGCCTCCACCACGTGGATTTTCAGTGACTGCTTGTTCTGGATGTTGAGCTCAGGGACTGGGGGAGAAGCTGGCCACTTAAGAAGATGGTCTCCCTTCCCCTcgtccccctccagccccctgcccccctgccccctgcacttCTGTCCCCCTGCTTGGCTCTCCTTACAGGACTGGGGCACCAGGTGAGTGATGACGTAGTACACAGTCAGCGGGTAGGTGAGAAGCACAGCCATGGGGGAGTCCAGGCCGAGGCCCCTCCACCGGTAGTAATCCTGCCATGAGCCTGGGGAGAGTGGGTGACTGAGGGACCTGCTCCAGGCCTGGACCCCAGCCCCTCCAGTCTAACAGCCCCCTTTTTCTCCGCCACCCAGACTGCGTCCTCcggtctctgtctctatctgtggCTCCCTTAAGGCCCCCCCCAGCTCACcaaagaggctcctgggtggatcTGGGGGCACAGGAGGCATCAGGGCAGGACCATCCCCCTGGAGAAGCTGGTAGGGATCtcctgagaggaaggaaggaagatgatcCTGGTGTCAGAGAGACCCCCATCGagcccttccccctcttccttccaaaGGAGTTGTATTCCCCGGAGCTGCAAGCAAGAGCAGTGGACAGTGGCCTGTGGGTGAGGCTTCtggaaggggtgggcaggggtgacTTCTCTGAGGACTGGGGATACGTCTACGATAGCCCTGGGGGTGACGGTGGAGTTTGGTGCTTATGCAGAGGCGTTATCTGGGATCCGGACAACTTGTTTCTCTCCCGTCCTTCCCTCCAGGCTGAGGGGCCCGTGCCTGAAGAGAACCCCACAAACCACTGAGAAGAAGGCTGAGGGATGGCGTGCTGccccgggggtgcctgggcgtGCCAGGGCCTGGAATCAGCATGCTGAGCTGGGTCCAGTAGCCACGAGTGAGGCCCCGTGAGACCAGGAAGGCCTCCTTGTTGAAGGTTTCACTGGTCACCTCtgcagaaggaggaggggaggggttgaGGGCCTGGTGGCCAGGACCCCAGACTACAGCTCTGCTCAGTTTCTCCCAAGGACCCTGGGTCTGAATCTCGTTCTGAGTGTCTACAGCATAGCAGGTGTGAACACCACAGAATCCTTAGAACGATTTTCCAGGCTTGAGCATTTGTTAATATACTTATatcgcagatgaggaaacagagggtcTAAAAAGTTAAGTCACCAGTTAGGGGTGGAGCTGGGCTGCCCGGATCCCCTGAGCTCTCTCAGGGGCCCAGGCACACACTCCTCAGCCCCAGACCCTGTGTTCAGCTCCAGGGGTCTAGTCCCCAGCCCTTGTTTCTGGGATCCAGCCCCCAGCACTACTAACCCGTCAGCCCCAGGACCCCGTAGCCGGGCACCCAGCCCCGGTTCCTCCCACCCCATCTTGATCTCCTGGTGGTACCTGTGGCGTAGGTAAAAGGCAGAGTTGCCAGTTCTCCGGCACGTTCCATGAAGGCCGCGAGCCTTGGGCACCAAAACCTGTGGCTCACGTCATCCGGACATCGCCGCCAGTCAGCCCGGAGACAAGACTCTCCGCAGTACAAGACCGCACTacactgggggctgggggcacggGGGGTGGGGACACCCGGCGTTAATCTCTGGAGGCCCTCGGTGGTCTGCTGTCTGTCCGTCCTGCAGTTGCCCATGTATCACCTGGTCTGTTTTCCTGTATATTCTGCTGTCAACAGCTGCTATTTCCCTCCTTTTACTTCCCTGTCCCCCATTCTGTCTCCCGGGCCCCCCAGCGGCCAGCTTTGTCTTGTTTGCCTGACTGTTGGGGTCTTCCTCCCTGTCACCCCATCTTTCTGGCTGCTCACCAAGGTGTCAGCTTCACTTCAAAGCTATGTCTGTGACAAACGTGGCAGGTTCGAGCCCGAAGGGAGGCAAACGTGAAGCCTGGCCGGGGACCCCATGTCCGCATCGGCGTCTTGGCTAGCTTCACTCCCAGCCTCGGGACCAGACTCTCCAGCTCTCTGAGTGGGGGTGGAGACGGAGTCAGCCTCGGGGTTGCTCAGGAGTCCAGACCCCtagctcccccccccacccctcgaTCTCAGATACTGGATTTCTGTACCGATGCAGCTGGGCATCTCCCACAGTCAGCTGTCGGGGCTTTCGAGGGTCTCCGGAGCCCATGGGGCAGGCCATGCTGTGGCAGAGGAGAGCATAGGCCCGAGGGGCCAGGTTCTCTGGCCCTGAGCCCTTGCCGGCACTGCCCTGGGCTCCATCCATTAGTAGGTCAATGCCCAAGATGGTGCCATGTTCATCTGTTACCAGTAAGAGGCAGGAAAGGTGCAGGGGGGCAGCCtctggggaagaaggggaaagtcAGGGGTGTGAACATCAGGCCTAGGGGGGCTGGGCAAGTCAACAAAATGAACAGGAGGGACCAGGGAGAGAGGACGTGACTCATCTGCTGGGGCCAACTGCTGCACAGGCAGAAATGCAGGCCTGCTGTTGCAACTTTAAATGTTTCTTGAGTTTGTTTGGCTTTTAGTTTCAATGTATAAATGtggaatcaaattaaaaaaaaaaaaaaaaacaacaaacaaacccaaaaccaaaaaaacattgTGGGTCAATGAAAACAACTTTTCGGGTGACATCAGCCTGCAGGCCACTGTCAGTGACTCCTGGCCAGGCTCTGAGAGGTATAGGAGGTCTTCcaaagcaggggggtgggggggggggggggtgggggggtgggggggggcgcgtgCAGAGAGGAgtcagggcagggccaggcccccACCCCGGGGTCTTACCACTTCTCcgccccttcctcctctcaggGACTGCTTCGCCCTCTGCCGTGTCTTCTCGGCAGCAATCCTggccacctcctccacctcctgcctCTTGCTCCGGCTCCTCTGGCCTCCCTGGAGGGTTTGCTTCCTGGGGGGAGTCCCTGCTGGTAGGGGCAGGGGCCCCATTTTTGTCTGGATCTACCTTCTCCAAGCCTgcaccctcctcctctccatcctcttcctcttcctcctcctcctcctctgcttcctccccttcctccaggctGACAAAACTGACATAGGGGCTTAGGTCTCGCAGGTGGAGTGGGGGCTCATCTCCCAGGAACTGGGCAGCCCCCAGGCCCGATCCAGGGCCTGGCTCTGCTCCTTGCCCCAGGCTGATGCCCACATTACGGTTGGGCAGAACATGCAGCACCCAAAGGGCGGGGTCCTGGGGCAGCCTTCTGATCTGCGTCTCCAGCTGGCGCCAGCGGCCCTCAAGGCTGGCCCCCACAGCCCCGCGCTCCGTCGCAAACTTTCGGAACCAGCCAAACAGGAGGGCAGCGAAATCAAGGAATTCATCCCGGTATCCAGATACAAACTCCATGTCTTCAGGGCCACAGGGGCCTGGGCCCAGACTGAGCAGAGGAACGGATGTATGGTGAGGGGAGTTTGGGGCCGGGTCACAAGATGGGGAGGGCGTGGGTCTGAGGGTCACGTACGAGGGGAACCTCTGGATTGGAGGAATGTTAGGAGCAGAGGCTAGTTTTCGGGGCTCAGGGTGGGAATGAGAAATAGACTTGGAAGGGGGCGAGGAGGCTTTAAGATGAGTAGTCCCGAGAGAGGCGGTATTGGGGGTTCAAACCCTCAGGACCTGGGTTCGAGCGGTGAGCAGGTTTGGAGGGCTAACCCGAGGGGAAGGGTTTGGGCAGGAGGCAAGACTCTGGGATCCGTCTGAGCCGGGGCATCCCTCCGCCTTGGATCGGTTCGGCGGGGAGCCCCAGGGGACCCAGCCCCTCCCGGCCGCTCCGCTCCTCCGGTACCTGCAGCCGCCACCACTTTTCGAAGGTAAATACCTCGGggctggctggggggtggggtggggggcgcgggtGTGACGTCAGGGCCGCGCGAGCCCGCCCTCGGTGGCCACGCCCCGCGCGTCGGGAGCGCGCGCCGAGGGGGCCCGGCCGGTGTGCGGCCCCCGCCCGGACTTCCCCGGCCGGCATCACCGGCATGTGACCCGGGCGCGCCGGGAAGAGAAAGCGCGTCGGAGTCCTGGCGCTCGAGGCCTGACCTGGGCGGGCGGACGGCAGCCGGAGTCAGCCCGTCGGGCCTCCCGCCCCCCGCGCAGCCGGCTTTTCCTTTGCTTTCGGCGCGCGTTCCCGGCgggcgcgggggcgcgggggcgcgggggcgcgggggcgcaGGGGCGCGGGGCCCCGCCTCCGGGGTTTTCCCCGCGGCGGGAGGCGCGGTCCGCACGGTCCCCGCAGTACCGACCGCGCTGTCGGTTCGGACGGTGCGTGCGCGGCAGGAGGGCGCCGCCAGCTCGCGCAGACCCCCGACCCGGGCTCGCGCCCACGGGACCGGGAGGAACTCTCTGGACGCCGCGCTCCGGTGCCGCCGGGTCCCCGACATGAGGCGGCCCTGGGGACTCCGGTCCCTcgttctcctcctcctgctggagCTGCTGCCTCGGCCAGGTTCGTCCGGAGCGGGGTGGCGCCCAGACCCCCGAGTCCGGGAACGGGATGGGAGGGGGGCGCCGAGGGCCGCAGGGTTGTGGTGGGTAAGTAAGTGCCGAGCCCGGGTCCCCAGGCCGCCGGGGCAGTGAGGGGGCCAGCTGCCTGAGGTTGGGGATAGGCTGGGGGACACCTGGGCTGGGGGACGATCAGGGACGCGTTTGGCGGTGTGATGGGTGGGTTGTGCCCGGTGGTGAGATCCCGGGATCTAGCGAAGAGGCTGCAACGGAGCAGTGGGTTGGAGCTTCGGTGGCAGCCGGGGGAGCCCCTCCGGCCGGGAACCTGTGCCGACGACCTCTGTCCTGTCCCGCTCAGGCGATGGCAACGAGGGCAGCGTCACTGGCAACTGTTACTGCGGGAGAACAATTTCTTCCGGCTCCCCTCCAAAGGATCAGTTACTGGCACATCTCCGAAAGCACCTGAAAGTCTATCATCGCTGTAACTCCTACGTCCGGTAATCTCACTGACCGCTGGGGAGGGCAGCGCCTCCGGGTGGCGCGAGGACCCCCTCTGGTCAAACTTGGAACCCCTGGGAGCCCCCTCTCTGGGTTATGTTTGCTCCACATTGTTCACAGCTTTGTTTCCCTGTCTTATATGCTGGGAATTTCCTGTTCTGGGAAAAAGGCCTCACTTGCTGTTGGTGATGACCTCACGTCTTTGGAATGAGGAAAGGGTTGGGAGAAGGGGTGCAGCTTGTGAGACCCCGCCTTTCCTCGGCAGGTTCCAGCTACCTGTCCGGAGTGTGTGTGGGGGCAGCAGAGACCAATGGGTTCAAGAACTGATGAACTGCTTTGATCTCAGAGGTACCagctttcccccctcctccctgagaTCTGTTTCCAGGGCCGCGTCCTCCCCCTTACAGTCTTCTTTACCTGGCTCCTCTCCTGTGACACCACGCTTTCCTATGGTTTCTGGTGCCGGCCAAAGCCCCTTCCGTCCCAGTTCCCCCAACATCATTCACTGCGACTTTATTAAGGAAATTTCAAGATATACACAAAAGTTGAAAGAACTGTATAGTGAGCATCCAGATACCCATGGCCTGGGTTCTACGGTATGtggcttttatatatttatattttatgcattttgtgTAGTTTGTACGCATAAATATAGCTTATATTTTACAATATCAGGTTTCCAACATGGAAGCCATATTTGCCGTAGTgtgtgtccatctgtctgtccgtcCTTCCATCCACCATCGGCCCACCTTACTTTCCGATGCATTTCCAAGTCTGCTGCCGGCACGACCTCACATCATTTCAGCTTGTACGTTAGGCTCCAGAGACCTACATTATTGCGTTCAAGCCTCCTAGCTACCGTGGCTGTTGGTACTAACATTATCCCTCCTTTACGACTGAAAGAAAGGAGTCCCGGAGAGGCTGAGAGGCAAGGGACAGGT contains:
- the ZMYND15 gene encoding zinc finger MYND domain-containing protein 15 → MEFVSGYRDEFLDFAALLFGWFRKFATERGAVGASLEGRWRQLETQIRRLPQDPALWVLHVLPNRNVGISLGQGAEPGPGSGLGAAQFLGDEPPLHLRDLSPYVSFVSLEEGEEAEEEEEEEEEDGEEEGAGLEKVDPDKNGAPAPTSRDSPQEANPPGRPEEPEQEAGGGGGGQDCCREDTAEGEAVPERRKGRRSEAAPLHLSCLLLVTDEHGTILGIDLLMDGAQGSAGKGSGPENLAPRAYALLCHSMACPMGSGDPRKPRQLTVGDAQLHRELESLVPRLGVKLAKTPMRTWGPRPGFTFASLRARTCHVCHRHSFEVKLTPCPQCSAVLYCGESCLRADWRRCPDDVSHRFWCPRLAAFMERAGELATLPFTYATEVTSETFNKEAFLVSRGLTRGYWTQLSMLIPGPGTPRHPRGSTPSLSLLLSGDPYQLLQGDGPALMPPVPPDPPRSLFGSWQDYYRWRGLGLDSPMAVLLTYPLTVYYVITHLVPQSFPELNIQNKQSLKIHVVEAGKEFDLVMVFWELLVLLPHVALELQFVGDGLPPESDQQHFTLQREGPEVSVRPGSGVSGRLSSGTKEKGGRRDLQIKVSARPYHLLQGPKPDLVIGFNSGFGLKDTWLSSLPRLQSLRVPAFFTESSEYGCVMDDQTMAVATGGGTSPPRPNPFRSPFRLRAADNCMPWYCNAFIFHLVYKPPQGGGARPAPGPAPQAPPPAAPPAPARRRRGEKKPGRGARRRR